In Streptomyces alboniger, the following are encoded in one genomic region:
- a CDS encoding PH domain-containing protein, with amino-acid sequence MDDARIAADESAAVASERRLHPVTPLRRAWAPFAVLMGWAVHDPNGTQQRLSELTATTLLLGSAAVILGGAAYGFLSWWFTHFAVTDTELRIRTGLFFRRTAHIRLDRLQAVDVTRPLLARIAGVAKLKLDVVGADKKDELAYLGERDAAELRAELLARAAGFAPEKAREVGEAPVRALLHVQPRMLALSLTLTGAPWVMLVAATVVPTGLWFATHNLWTVLATGLPMLGGAFASSGGRFIKEYDWTVGDSPDGLRIDHGLLDKAHETVPPGRVQTVHVVQPLLWRRYGWVRVELDVAGSANTVLVPVAPRELAEAVIARVLPGARVPEPAELSRPPERAAWCVPLWWKGHGLTVTDAVFAARHGLLKRRLSLVPHAKVQSVRLSQGPWERYKGVADVRVDTGANKTVTARLRPADEAAALLQSQADRSRTGRDEARPDRWMA; translated from the coding sequence GTGGACGACGCGCGCATAGCCGCAGACGAGAGCGCAGCCGTGGCGAGTGAGCGGCGGCTGCATCCCGTGACGCCGCTGCGGCGCGCCTGGGCGCCCTTCGCGGTCCTGATGGGCTGGGCCGTCCACGACCCGAACGGCACACAGCAACGCCTGTCCGAACTGACGGCCACCACCTTGCTGCTGGGGAGCGCGGCGGTGATCCTCGGCGGCGCCGCGTACGGCTTCCTGAGCTGGTGGTTCACTCACTTCGCGGTCACCGACACCGAACTGCGCATCCGCACCGGGCTGTTCTTCCGGCGCACCGCCCACATCCGGCTCGACCGCCTCCAGGCCGTCGACGTGACGCGGCCGCTGCTCGCCCGTATCGCGGGGGTCGCCAAGCTGAAGCTGGACGTCGTCGGCGCCGACAAGAAGGACGAACTCGCCTATCTCGGCGAGCGCGACGCCGCCGAACTGCGGGCCGAGCTTCTCGCGCGGGCCGCAGGTTTCGCCCCCGAGAAGGCGCGCGAGGTCGGCGAGGCGCCGGTGCGCGCCCTGCTGCACGTACAGCCGCGCATGCTCGCCCTCTCCCTGACGCTGACCGGCGCGCCCTGGGTGATGCTCGTCGCCGCGACCGTCGTCCCGACGGGCCTGTGGTTCGCCACGCACAACCTGTGGACGGTCCTCGCCACCGGACTGCCCATGCTGGGCGGTGCGTTCGCGAGCAGCGGCGGGCGCTTCATCAAGGAGTACGACTGGACGGTGGGCGACTCCCCGGACGGCCTGCGCATCGACCACGGGCTCCTCGACAAGGCCCACGAGACCGTGCCGCCGGGCCGCGTGCAGACCGTGCACGTCGTCCAGCCCCTGCTGTGGCGGCGGTACGGCTGGGTGCGGGTGGAGCTGGACGTGGCGGGCTCGGCCAACACCGTGCTGGTGCCGGTGGCCCCGCGGGAGCTGGCCGAGGCGGTGATCGCCCGCGTCCTGCCGGGCGCACGCGTGCCGGAGCCCGCCGAGCTGTCCAGGCCTCCCGAGCGCGCGGCGTGGTGCGTGCCGCTCTGGTGGAAGGGGCACGGCCTCACGGTCACCGACGCGGTGTTCGCGGCGCGGCACGGCCTGCTCAAGCGCCGCCTGTCGCTGGTGCCGCACGCCAAGGTGCAGAGCGTGCGGCTCTCTCAGGGGCCCTGGGAGCGGTACAAGGGCGTGGCCGACGTACGGGTGGACACGGGCGCCAACAAGACGGTGACGGCCCGTCTGCGTCCCGCGGACGAGGCGGCCGCACTCCTCCAGTCCCAGGCGGACCGCTCCCGCACGGGCCGCGACGAGGCCCGCCCGGACCGCTGGATGGCGTGA
- a CDS encoding PH domain-containing protein, protein METGTAGAAGPAGARTEPVWTGLPRGLLRMRRLLLVVWLVPIAAAVGVLLGLFAGPAWAAFALLPLALVAWGWPMLGRNWLSWRYAEREDDLLISRGVLWREETVVPYGRMQLVEVTSGPVERHFGLASVQLHTAAAATDACIPGLLPEEAERLRDRLTELGEARSAGL, encoded by the coding sequence ATGGAAACGGGGACGGCAGGGGCCGCGGGCCCCGCGGGGGCGCGGACCGAGCCGGTGTGGACGGGGCTGCCACGAGGTCTGCTGAGGATGCGGCGGCTGCTGCTCGTGGTCTGGCTGGTGCCGATCGCCGCGGCGGTCGGCGTGCTGCTCGGCCTGTTCGCGGGCCCGGCCTGGGCGGCCTTCGCGCTGCTGCCGCTCGCCCTCGTGGCGTGGGGCTGGCCGATGCTCGGGCGCAACTGGCTCTCGTGGCGGTACGCCGAGCGCGAGGACGACCTGCTCATCAGCAGGGGCGTGCTCTGGCGCGAGGAGACCGTCGTGCCGTACGGCAGGATGCAGCTCGTCGAGGTGACCTCGGGCCCTGTGGAGCGGCACTTCGGCCTGGCGAGCGTGCAGCTGCACACCGCCGCCGCGGCCACCGACGCGTGCATCCCGGGGCTGCTCCCCGAGGAGGCCGAGCGGCTGCGCGACCGGCTGACGGAGCTGGGCGAAGCACGATCGGCGGGGCTGTGA